A window of Armatimonadota bacterium contains these coding sequences:
- a CDS encoding NADH-quinone oxidoreductase subunit K, which produces MRILLPALIGLLVGSGVWLLLGRQLLRQVIGLVLISHAANLMLLAAGGVRRGSPPILGNPAPLADPLPQALILTAIVIGFGVIAFVLALGYRMHAFEEEP; this is translated from the coding sequence GTGAGGATCCTCCTGCCGGCGCTCATCGGGCTGCTGGTCGGCTCCGGCGTCTGGTTGCTGCTCGGGCGTCAGCTCCTGCGTCAAGTGATCGGGTTGGTGCTGATCAGCCACGCCGCCAACCTCATGCTCCTCGCCGCCGGCGGCGTCCGGCGCGGCAGTCCGCCGATCCTCGGCAACCCCGCGCCGCTGGCCGACCCGCTGCCGCAGGCGCTGATCTTGACCGCGATCGTGATCGGCTTCGGTGTGATCGCCTTCGTCCTGGCGCTGGGGTACCGCATGCACGCGTTCGAGGAGGAGCCGTGA
- a CDS encoding proton-conducting transporter membrane subunit, which yields MNAPVVPVVLPLLTGAMLAAVGRRRLRWTISLASAALTLAASVRLVGAVREAGIHVVPLGSWPPPFGIPFVADMLAALMCAIASFVALVTLLFVAAEPDPRRERFLHAGWHLLLAGMNGAFLTGDLFNLYVFFEIMLLASYFLLTLGNTRAQAREAFTYVAMNLTASAFFLIAVALLYSATGTLNMADLARRLPEAPPATARAGLALLATAFGVKAAVFPLYFWLPHAYAIPPGGVAAYFGGMLTKVGVYALFRLFTTIQPLGGADPLLLVVGGFTMTLGVLGALAQEEIRRILSFHIVSQIGYMVMALGLQTPLALAAGIFFVLHNIGAKTSLLLVGAAVERAYGSGKLEAVGGLAGRHPALGILFVVAALSLAGVPPFSGFLGKFALVRAGLEADQALVTAVAIAVSLLTLLSMVKIFVNVFWGAPVAPRRPVRFPTLAPVAAIAALSVAWGLGGQSLFDLTEIAARHLLDPAEYGGAVLGR from the coding sequence GTGAACGCCCCCGTGGTCCCGGTCGTCCTCCCGCTGCTCACAGGTGCCATGCTCGCCGCGGTCGGGCGGCGGCGGCTGCGGTGGACAATCAGCCTGGCGTCAGCCGCCTTGACGCTGGCGGCGTCGGTGCGACTCGTCGGAGCCGTGAGGGAAGCCGGCATCCACGTCGTGCCGCTGGGGAGCTGGCCGCCCCCGTTCGGCATCCCGTTCGTCGCGGACATGCTGGCCGCCTTGATGTGTGCCATCGCCAGCTTCGTGGCGCTCGTCACGCTGCTGTTCGTGGCCGCCGAACCCGATCCGCGGCGGGAGCGCTTCCTACACGCCGGTTGGCACCTGCTGCTGGCGGGGATGAACGGCGCGTTTCTGACCGGCGACCTGTTTAACCTGTACGTGTTCTTCGAGATCATGCTGCTCGCATCGTACTTCTTGCTGACGCTCGGCAACACGCGCGCACAGGCCCGCGAGGCGTTCACCTACGTGGCCATGAACCTCACGGCCTCCGCCTTCTTCCTCATCGCGGTCGCGCTGCTGTATTCGGCGACCGGCACGTTGAACATGGCCGACCTGGCGCGCCGCCTGCCCGAGGCTCCCCCGGCGACCGCGCGCGCCGGACTCGCCCTGCTGGCCACGGCGTTCGGTGTCAAGGCGGCGGTCTTCCCCCTGTACTTCTGGTTGCCACACGCCTACGCGATCCCCCCCGGCGGCGTCGCCGCATACTTCGGCGGCATGCTCACGAAGGTCGGCGTGTATGCGCTGTTCCGACTGTTCACGACGATCCAACCGTTGGGGGGGGCCGATCCGCTGCTGCTGGTGGTCGGGGGGTTCACCATGACACTGGGTGTGCTGGGAGCGCTGGCGCAGGAGGAGATTCGGAGGATCCTGTCTTTCCACATCGTCAGCCAGATCGGCTACATGGTGATGGCGCTGGGGCTGCAGACACCGCTGGCCCTGGCGGCCGGGATCTTCTTCGTCTTGCACAACATCGGAGCCAAGACGTCTTTGCTCCTCGTCGGCGCCGCGGTCGAGCGCGCCTACGGCAGTGGGAAACTGGAGGCGGTGGGGGGTCTGGCCGGACGGCACCCGGCCCTGGGCATCTTGTTCGTCGTCGCGGCGCTCTCGCTGGCGGGCGTACCGCCCTTCAGCGGTTTTTTGGGCAAGTTCGCGCTGGTGCGGGCGGGCCTGGAAGCCGACCAGGCCCTGGTCACCGCCGTGGCGATCGCCGTCAGCTTGCTCACGTTGCTGTCGATGGTGAAGATCTTCGTGAACGTCTTCTGGGGAGCGCCGGTCGCTCCCCGGAGGCCCGTGCGCTTCCCCACACTCGCGCCCGTGGCCGCCATCGCGGCGCTGTCGGTCGCCTGGGGCCTGGGTGGGCAGAGTCTGTTCGACCTGACCGAGATCGCCGCGCGGCACCTGCTGGATCCGGCCGAGTACGGCGGCGCGGTGCTGGGGCGCTAG
- a CDS encoding Na+/H+ antiporter subunit E, which translates to MRRVWAFARLVLTVTVQMIRANLIMAAIILNPRRRIRPGLIRLPLEVRTDLAITTLANIITLIPGTMTVDLTADRRALIVHVFDLPDADAEVRTIKRNLEAVVREVFE; encoded by the coding sequence ATGCGCAGGGTCTGGGCGTTCGCGCGCCTCGTACTGACCGTCACCGTCCAGATGATCCGGGCCAACCTGATCATGGCAGCGATCATCCTCAATCCGCGACGGCGCATCCGTCCCGGGCTGATCCGCCTGCCCCTGGAGGTCCGTACGGACCTCGCCATCACCACCCTGGCGAACATCATCACCCTGATCCCGGGCACGATGACCGTGGATCTCACGGCCGACCGCAGAGCCCTGATCGTCCACGTCTTCGACCTCCCCGATGCGGACGCCGAGGTCCGGACGATCAAGCGGAATCTGGAGGCCGTCGTCCGGGAGGTCTTCGAGTGA
- a CDS encoding monovalent cation/H+ antiporter complex subunit F has protein sequence MIAEMASVALVALHVAVACCVAVLALGPDFADRVVATDTLVLALINIVVTVDVLVGTRHFLDVAVVLAALSFVATIAAAQFIHRGGPLA, from the coding sequence GTGATCGCAGAGATGGCCTCGGTGGCCCTCGTGGCCCTGCACGTCGCCGTTGCGTGCTGTGTGGCCGTGCTGGCCCTCGGTCCGGACTTCGCAGACCGCGTCGTCGCGACGGATACTCTGGTGCTGGCCTTGATCAACATCGTCGTCACCGTGGACGTCCTGGTGGGCACCCGCCACTTCCTGGACGTAGCGGTCGTGCTGGCCGCGCTGAGCTTCGTCGCCACGATCGCGGCCGCGCAGTTCATCCATCGCGGAGGACCCCTTGCCTGA
- the mnhG gene encoding monovalent cation/H(+) antiporter subunit G, with the protein MPDFVAGVFLLAGAAFTLIASFGLLRFRDTFSRLQVSSKVATLGTACALIGSLANFGWGLKEVAVIVFLFLTVPAGAHILSKAIYRAEGEPAEEGGVEQDG; encoded by the coding sequence TTGCCTGACTTCGTCGCGGGTGTGTTCTTGCTGGCCGGCGCCGCGTTCACCCTCATCGCCAGCTTCGGCCTGCTGCGGTTTCGTGACACGTTCAGCCGGTTGCAGGTCTCCAGCAAGGTGGCCACGCTGGGGACCGCGTGCGCGCTGATCGGCTCGCTGGCGAACTTCGGCTGGGGGTTGAAGGAAGTCGCGGTGATCGTCTTTCTGTTCCTGACCGTCCCGGCGGGGGCTCACATCCTGTCCAAGGCCATCTACCGGGCAGAAGGAGAACCGGCGGAGGAGGGCGGTGTTGAGCAAGATGGATGA
- a CDS encoding NUDIX domain-containing protein gives MDEEVLVVPRNTLLAEGTFCGMRPPLPVYLERIRSGAFFRRRGAVEDDPSLKQIIPYVVVRRGETIFLFRRTDRGGDVRLHHRYSIGIGGHVNRSDVAGVDPIEAALAREAEEELVFQRPWTARLVGVLNDDRNPVGRVHFGLVYEAHTDGEVSVRETDVLAGAFVPVSVVREQYDRMETWSQLVMEGMGWR, from the coding sequence ATGGATGAAGAAGTCCTCGTCGTGCCGCGCAACACCCTCCTCGCGGAGGGGACGTTTTGCGGGATGCGCCCACCTCTGCCGGTCTACCTGGAGCGCATCCGCTCCGGCGCTTTCTTCCGACGGCGCGGCGCGGTCGAAGACGACCCGTCCCTCAAGCAGATCATCCCCTACGTCGTGGTCCGGCGCGGCGAGACGATCTTTCTGTTCCGGCGCACGGATCGGGGTGGCGACGTGCGGCTCCACCACCGCTATTCAATCGGCATCGGCGGCCACGTCAACCGCTCCGACGTCGCCGGCGTGGACCCGATCGAGGCGGCGCTTGCGCGCGAGGCCGAAGAGGAACTCGTCTTTCAACGGCCTTGGACGGCGCGTCTGGTCGGCGTGCTGAACGACGACCGCAACCCGGTGGGGCGGGTCCACTTCGGGCTCGTGTACGAGGCGCATACCGACGGGGAGGTGTCGGTGCGGGAGACGGACGTGCTTGCCGGCGCGTTCGTGCCGGTGTCGGTCGTCCGGGAGCAGTACGACCGGATGGAGACGTGGTCGCAGCTCGTGATGGAGGGCATGGGGTGGCGGTGA
- a CDS encoding DNA glycosylase — MAVRPPIADHEATTFEGTSFSLPRRGLDLRRTLECGQVFRYRWADGTAVIVAGAAVLRVRSDRWRLHVRSRMPAEHVERYLWGWGPIRPLERDLARDPVLAAVLPHTRGISILGQDPWETLATFVISQNNNIPKIRLSVDRLCAALGEPSGTGQDAYFAFPDPARLADAPERLLRDAAVGYRAPYLRALARRIAEGDPTLEDLAAAPFDRARAALLDLPGVGEKVAECVLLFGLGHRQAFPVDVWVQRAVESLYFGGHRRRPRDIQTFARDRFGPLAGLAQQHLFHFARIVRRSAV; from the coding sequence GTGGCGGTGAGACCGCCGATTGCCGACCATGAAGCCACGACCTTTGAGGGAACCTCCTTCTCGCTGCCGCGGCGCGGCCTCGACCTGCGGCGTACGCTGGAGTGCGGGCAGGTGTTTCGCTACCGGTGGGCCGACGGCACCGCGGTCATCGTCGCCGGCGCCGCGGTGCTGCGCGTCCGTTCGGACCGATGGCGTCTGCACGTACGAAGCCGCATGCCGGCGGAGCACGTCGAGCGCTACCTGTGGGGTTGGGGCCCGATTCGGCCGTTGGAACGCGACCTCGCGCGCGATCCGGTCCTCGCGGCCGTCCTGCCGCACACCCGGGGCATCTCCATTCTCGGGCAGGATCCGTGGGAGACGCTGGCCACCTTCGTGATCTCTCAGAACAACAACATCCCCAAGATCCGCCTCAGCGTGGACCGGCTGTGCGCAGCGCTGGGCGAGCCCTCGGGGACGGGGCAAGACGCCTACTTTGCGTTCCCGGATCCTGCTCGCCTGGCGGATGCTCCGGAGCGGTTGCTGCGCGATGCGGCCGTCGGCTACCGCGCCCCGTACCTTCGCGCATTGGCACGTCGCATCGCCGAGGGCGATCCGACCCTGGAGGACCTGGCGGCCGCACCGTTCGACCGGGCGCGCGCGGCGCTGCTGGACCTGCCCGGCGTTGGCGAGAAGGTCGCCGAGTGCGTACTGCTGTTCGGGCTGGGACACCGCCAGGCGTTCCCGGTCGACGTGTGGGTGCAGAGGGCGGTCGAATCCCTCTACTTCGGCGGGCACCGGCGGAGACCGCGGGACATCCAGACCTTCGCCCGGGACCGTTTCGGTCCGCTGGCCGGACTAGCCCAGCAACACCTATTCCACTTCGCGCGGATCGTCCGCCGTAGCGCTGTCTGA
- a CDS encoding NUDIX domain-containing protein — MNALIVRDSAGSGGGTRHKVLLTRRAVEPHKGMWDTPGGFVDIGELTEEAVIRECAEELGVEVRIRGLVSISADTYGGEHTLVLSYWCELGSGEPHPADDVDAVAWFPVSSPAPLAFRNGQEAIRALRGLLDDPQTAPR; from the coding sequence GTGAACGCCCTCATCGTGCGGGATAGCGCCGGATCGGGGGGCGGAACCCGCCACAAAGTGCTCCTGACGCGGCGGGCGGTGGAGCCACACAAGGGCATGTGGGACACCCCCGGCGGCTTCGTCGACATCGGAGAGCTGACCGAAGAGGCAGTGATCCGCGAGTGCGCGGAAGAACTCGGCGTCGAGGTGCGAATAAGGGGGCTGGTGAGCATCTCGGCCGACACCTACGGCGGCGAGCACACCCTGGTGCTGTCGTACTGGTGCGAGCTGGGCTCCGGCGAGCCGCATCCGGCTGACGACGTGGACGCGGTCGCCTGGTTTCCCGTCAGCTCCCCGGCCCCGCTGGCCTTCCGCAACGGGCAAGAAGCGATCCGCGCGTTGCGCGGTCTGCTGGACGATCCGCAGACCGCCCCCCGTTAA
- a CDS encoding universal stress protein, whose product MKISRILVPTDFSEASSAALEWARTLQEAFGAEALVLHVIDTVAVAPAVPPLGPVPAAGADPQAVTEILQQVRRQAEGEIARVSAAFRHARTLLVDGTPGPKIVEVAAHERADVIVMGTHGRSGLARVLFGSVAEHVVRHSDVPVLTVRHRAAR is encoded by the coding sequence ATGAAGATTTCGCGGATCCTCGTTCCCACGGATTTCTCGGAGGCATCGTCGGCGGCGCTCGAGTGGGCCCGAACGCTCCAGGAGGCGTTCGGCGCGGAGGCGCTGGTGCTCCACGTGATCGACACGGTGGCGGTCGCACCGGCCGTGCCTCCCCTCGGCCCGGTGCCGGCCGCCGGGGCAGACCCCCAGGCGGTCACAGAGATCCTCCAGCAGGTTCGCCGGCAGGCCGAGGGCGAGATCGCGCGCGTCAGCGCCGCATTCCGTCACGCCCGCACTCTCCTCGTGGACGGGACCCCGGGCCCGAAGATCGTGGAGGTGGCTGCGCACGAACGGGCGGACGTGATTGTGATGGGCACGCACGGGCGGAGTGGACTGGCCCGCGTGCTCTTTGGCAGCGTGGCCGAACACGTCGTGCGCCACAGCGACGTGCCGGTCCTGACGGTGCGGCACAGGGCGGCTCGTTAA
- the selD gene encoding selenide, water dikinase SelD, with protein sequence MGVRLRKEERTVTERERVRLTSLVDCAGUASKLGPEDLAAILANLPAAADSRPLVGLRTRDDAAVYRVSGDRVLVQTLDIFTPFVDDPYAYGAIAAANSLSDIYAMGADPALALNFLAYPRAHLSREVVVQIVRGGADKMTEAGVVIGGGHSIEDREVKFGYAVTGFTAADRIVTNAGARPGDRLVLTKPIGLGVVTTGIKYGRTSEETVESATQVMLQLNGPAVAAMLAVGVHACTDVTGYGLIGHLREMAEASRVAARLRVGAVPVLEEAWVLARAGVVPGGSQRNRAAAEGYVRWSDAVSEEARVLLCDAQTSGGLLIAVAPERIGALRAALTARGVRVAAEVGEVLDSGEGWIEVVA encoded by the coding sequence ATGGGAGTGCGTCTGCGAAAGGAGGAACGGACGGTGACCGAGCGGGAGCGGGTGCGGCTCACCAGCCTGGTGGACTGCGCCGGCTGAGCGTCGAAACTGGGTCCGGAGGACCTGGCCGCCATCTTGGCCAACCTGCCGGCCGCGGCCGATTCGCGGCCGCTGGTCGGACTGCGCACACGCGACGACGCGGCCGTCTACCGCGTGAGCGGGGATCGGGTGCTGGTACAGACCCTCGACATCTTCACCCCCTTCGTGGACGACCCGTACGCCTACGGGGCGATCGCTGCGGCCAACAGCCTGTCCGACATCTACGCCATGGGAGCGGATCCGGCGCTCGCCCTGAACTTCCTGGCGTACCCGCGGGCGCACCTGTCCCGGGAGGTCGTCGTTCAGATCGTACGGGGCGGTGCGGACAAGATGACCGAGGCGGGCGTGGTGATCGGCGGCGGTCACTCGATCGAAGACCGCGAGGTGAAGTTCGGGTATGCGGTGACCGGGTTCACAGCCGCCGATCGCATCGTGACGAACGCCGGCGCTCGACCGGGCGACCGCCTGGTGCTCACCAAGCCGATCGGACTCGGCGTCGTCACGACCGGCATCAAGTACGGACGCACGTCGGAGGAGACGGTGGAATCCGCAACGCAGGTCATGCTCCAGCTCAATGGGCCCGCGGTTGCCGCGATGCTCGCAGTCGGCGTGCACGCGTGCACCGACGTCACCGGGTACGGTCTGATCGGGCATCTGCGGGAGATGGCGGAGGCGTCGCGGGTGGCCGCACGGCTGCGGGTAGGGGCCGTGCCGGTTCTGGAGGAGGCGTGGGTGCTGGCGCGGGCGGGCGTGGTGCCCGGCGGCAGTCAGCGCAACCGTGCCGCGGCCGAAGGCTACGTGCGCTGGAGCGATGCCGTGTCCGAGGAAGCCCGTGTGCTCCTGTGCGATGCGCAGACAAGCGGGGGTCTGCTCATCGCCGTGGCGCCCGAGCGTATCGGGGCGTTGCGGGCGGCACTGACCGCGCGCGGCGTCCGCGTGGCCGCGGAGGTGGGTGAGGTCCTGGATTCGGGGGAGGGATGGATCGAGGTCGTGGCGTAG
- a CDS encoding LysR family transcriptional regulator: MLNVHQLKIFHTVARAGSFSRAAEELRITQPSVSIQVRELERTLGVELFDQIGKRIFLTEAGRVLDEYAVRVLGLLQEAEAAIRDLRGLAGGTLRVGASNTPGTYLLPPLLGELRRRVPDAEITLDIAGTRRVHERILRNELDVGVVGTGMRHDSLVAFPYRSDEMVTIAAPDSPLAHRGEVRAADVLRERLILRERGSGTREAVEQAFRSLGLVPSPAMEISSNETIVNAVAAGLGVGIVSQLAVEDTQRAGRVRVIPVADLRAVRTLWVVRHREKRLTSLLRAFLEMLGDPQLVQAAGSGLTDAGLR; encoded by the coding sequence ATGCTCAACGTGCACCAGCTCAAGATCTTCCACACGGTGGCGCGGGCGGGATCTTTCTCCCGCGCGGCGGAAGAGTTGCGCATCACGCAGCCGTCCGTGAGCATCCAGGTGCGCGAACTGGAACGGACGTTGGGCGTAGAGTTGTTCGACCAGATCGGCAAGCGGATCTTCTTGACCGAGGCCGGGCGCGTGCTGGACGAGTACGCGGTACGCGTGCTGGGCCTGCTGCAGGAAGCCGAGGCCGCGATCCGCGATCTCCGGGGGCTTGCTGGAGGGACCCTGCGCGTGGGTGCCAGCAACACGCCGGGTACGTACCTGCTGCCCCCGCTGCTGGGCGAGCTGCGCCGGCGCGTCCCCGACGCGGAGATCACGCTCGACATCGCCGGTACCCGGCGCGTCCACGAGCGCATTCTGCGCAACGAACTCGACGTCGGTGTCGTCGGCACGGGCATGCGGCACGATTCCCTGGTCGCCTTCCCCTACCGCAGCGATGAGATGGTGACCATCGCCGCCCCCGACAGCCCGTTGGCGCATCGCGGGGAAGTCCGCGCGGCCGACGTCCTCCGCGAGCGGCTGATTTTGCGCGAGCGCGGCAGCGGCACGCGCGAGGCGGTGGAGCAGGCGTTCCGCTCGCTCGGTCTCGTTCCCTCGCCCGCCATGGAGATTTCGAGCAACGAGACGATCGTCAATGCCGTGGCCGCCGGCTTGGGGGTCGGGATCGTCTCACAACTCGCCGTCGAGGACACCCAGCGTGCCGGGCGCGTCCGGGTCATACCGGTGGCCGACCTGAGGGCCGTGCGCACGCTGTGGGTCGTGCGACACCGCGAGAAGCGGCTGACGTCGCTGCTGCGGGCCTTCCTCGAGATGCTGGGCGACCCGCAGCTCGTACAGGCGGCCGGGTCCGGCCTCACCGACGCGGGCCTGCGCTAG
- a CDS encoding archease, whose amino-acid sequence MPFEILEHTAEVGLRAEAPTLPALLADLGMGLFSLITDVQTVRRVRTWDVEVASPDLPSVVVDWLNELLFLHARDGALAAEVCVHEVSPTHLHATLHGEPFDPQRHPRGIEVKAATYHQLRVDSVDGTWTAVVYLDI is encoded by the coding sequence TTGCCGTTCGAGATCCTCGAGCACACCGCCGAGGTCGGCCTGCGGGCCGAGGCTCCCACGCTGCCCGCGCTGCTGGCCGACCTGGGCATGGGCCTGTTCTCCCTGATCACCGACGTGCAGACGGTGCGCCGCGTCCGGACTTGGGATGTCGAGGTGGCTTCCCCGGACCTGCCGTCTGTTGTGGTGGACTGGCTGAATGAGTTGCTGTTTTTGCATGCGCGGGACGGCGCGCTGGCCGCAGAGGTCTGCGTCCACGAGGTCTCGCCGACCCACCTGCATGCCACACTGCACGGGGAGCCCTTCGACCCGCAGCGTCACCCGCGCGGCATCGAGGTCAAGGCTGCCACCTACCACCAGCTCCGGGTCGACTCCGTTGACGGGACCTGGACGGCGGTGGTCTATCTGGACATCTGA
- a CDS encoding alanine--glyoxylate aminotransferase family protein: MDELLLIPGPTPVPRSVREAQARPMMNHRSEPFAQILREVLDGLRWLCVTQQPVLPYASSGTGALEAAVTNVLSPGDRVLALVCGAFGDRFARIAQAYGAEVRRIDTKWGTAVPPERVGDALERDEYRAVLVTHNETSTGVQNDLAAIAAARKDHPALLLVDAVSSLGAIPLEMDAWGVDVVASASQKALRCPPGVAFVAASERAWAAHRQARMPRYYWDFSITRNALEQRLTQTPFTPPVSLFYALQEGLRLIRDEGLPEGFARHRLLSRATRAGIEAMGLRPVAEAGCASWAVTAVWLPEGISAGQVVGPMRDRYGIVLAGGQGQLEGKVFRIGHLGAVYPADILRCMEALERVLRSLGLAVPEAAGVRAAQRVFDEEAAGVA, encoded by the coding sequence GTGGATGAGTTGTTGCTGATTCCCGGACCGACGCCCGTTCCCCGGTCCGTGCGCGAGGCGCAGGCACGCCCGATGATGAACCACCGCAGCGAGCCGTTCGCCCAGATCCTGCGCGAGGTGCTCGACGGGTTGCGGTGGCTGTGCGTCACACAGCAACCCGTGCTGCCGTACGCATCCTCCGGCACGGGCGCCCTGGAGGCGGCGGTGACGAACGTGCTCTCGCCCGGCGATCGCGTGCTGGCGCTGGTCTGCGGCGCGTTCGGAGACCGCTTCGCCCGCATCGCCCAGGCGTACGGCGCCGAGGTTCGGAGGATCGACACAAAGTGGGGCACGGCGGTTCCGCCCGAACGGGTCGGTGACGCGCTGGAACGGGACGAATACCGGGCCGTGCTCGTCACGCACAACGAGACGTCCACCGGCGTGCAGAACGATCTGGCGGCCATCGCCGCCGCCCGCAAGGACCATCCAGCCCTGCTGCTCGTGGACGCGGTGTCATCGCTGGGGGCGATCCCGCTGGAGATGGACGCCTGGGGTGTCGACGTCGTCGCCAGCGCGTCGCAGAAAGCGCTTCGGTGCCCGCCGGGTGTGGCCTTCGTCGCAGCGAGCGAACGGGCCTGGGCGGCGCACCGCCAAGCCCGCATGCCCCGCTACTACTGGGACTTCTCGATCACGCGCAACGCCCTGGAGCAGCGCCTCACGCAGACGCCCTTCACGCCCCCGGTCTCCCTCTTCTACGCGCTTCAGGAGGGGCTGCGCCTGATCCGCGACGAGGGCCTGCCCGAGGGCTTCGCGAGGCACCGTCTGCTCAGCCGGGCCACCCGCGCGGGCATCGAGGCGATGGGGCTGCGGCCGGTCGCCGAAGCCGGCTGCGCGTCGTGGGCGGTCACCGCGGTCTGGCTCCCAGAGGGTATCTCCGCCGGGCAGGTCGTCGGCCCCATGCGCGACCGATACGGCATCGTCCTGGCTGGCGGGCAGGGCCAACTGGAGGGCAAGGTGTTCCGCATCGGCCATCTCGGCGCTGTCTACCCCGCCGACATCCTGCGGTGCATGGAGGCGCTCGAACGCGTGCTGCGCTCTCTCGGTCTAGCGGTGCCGGAGGCAGCCGGCGTGCGTGCCGCCCAACGGGTTTTCGACGAGGAGGCCGCGGGGGTCGCGTGA
- the serA gene encoding phosphoglycerate dehydrogenase — MKTAHRFAPIADRPLTSDGEPFRVLVTDDIGQAGLQHLQARTHLEVRSDLEEDALIAHIGGRDALVVRSRTRVTQRVIEAADRLRVIVRAGVGTDNIDLDAATRAGILVINTPDSSVRATAEHTIAMLLALCRNIPQAHASVVRGEWQRERFVGTEIYGKTLGVVGLGRIGGQVARLAGALGMRVIAHDPYVTEDRAAQSGATLVPLDRLWAESDFITLHLPLNTQTRGTIDRHVLWNIKPGVRIVNCARGGLIDEAALHEALEDGRVAGAALDVFESEPPLDRRLIDHPRVIATPHLGASTREAQEAIGLDAAEQLLQALEGRLPRGTVNVAALRPEAWERLAPHLELARVLGALARQLGPGPAEVVEVRLEGELASAEPSLLTSSVLAGLLGGVTAQTVNLVNAPLVASERGLRVVESRQDSSDDFASLMVVTARTGVGELSLAGTLFGHREPRIVRIGEYRIDLAPAAHMLFAWNTDRPGMIGRVGTILGRFGVNIAGMHLGRQNPGGVAVMVLTLDDPVPAAAVAEIQSVDGIYDVKVAQL; from the coding sequence GTGAAGACGGCACACCGCTTTGCGCCCATCGCGGATCGACCGCTCACGTCCGACGGCGAGCCTTTCCGCGTGCTCGTCACCGACGACATCGGGCAGGCCGGGCTGCAGCATCTGCAGGCCCGCACCCACCTCGAAGTCCGTTCGGATCTGGAAGAAGACGCGCTCATCGCGCACATCGGCGGTCGCGACGCGCTGGTCGTCCGCAGCCGGACGCGCGTCACGCAGCGCGTCATTGAAGCCGCAGACCGCTTGCGGGTGATCGTACGCGCCGGCGTGGGCACCGACAACATCGACCTCGATGCGGCCACGCGGGCCGGCATCTTGGTGATCAACACCCCGGACAGCAGCGTACGCGCGACGGCCGAGCACACGATCGCGATGCTGCTGGCGCTTTGCCGCAACATCCCGCAGGCACACGCCTCCGTCGTCCGTGGGGAGTGGCAGCGCGAGCGCTTCGTGGGCACCGAGATCTACGGCAAGACCCTGGGCGTCGTCGGCCTGGGACGCATCGGCGGGCAGGTGGCGCGCCTTGCCGGTGCGCTGGGCATGCGCGTGATCGCCCACGATCCCTACGTGACCGAAGATCGCGCCGCGCAGTCGGGCGCCACCCTCGTCCCGCTCGATCGGCTGTGGGCGGAATCCGATTTCATCACCCTCCACCTGCCGCTCAACACCCAGACGCGAGGGACGATCGACCGCCACGTGCTGTGGAACATCAAGCCGGGCGTGCGGATCGTCAACTGTGCGCGTGGCGGCCTGATCGACGAGGCAGCGCTGCACGAGGCCCTGGAGGACGGGCGGGTCGCAGGTGCCGCCTTGGATGTCTTCGAATCCGAGCCACCTCTCGACCGGAGGCTGATCGACCACCCCCGTGTGATCGCAACCCCGCACCTGGGGGCGTCCACGCGCGAAGCCCAGGAGGCCATTGGCCTGGACGCGGCCGAGCAACTCCTCCAGGCGCTGGAGGGCCGACTTCCACGGGGGACCGTCAACGTCGCCGCGCTGCGCCCCGAGGCCTGGGAGCGCCTGGCCCCGCACCTGGAGCTGGCGCGGGTGCTCGGCGCCCTCGCGCGCCAGCTCGGCCCCGGGCCGGCTGAGGTCGTGGAGGTACGCCTGGAGGGTGAACTCGCCTCCGCCGAGCCGTCGCTGCTCACCTCGTCCGTGCTGGCTGGCCTGCTCGGAGGCGTCACCGCTCAGACCGTCAATCTCGTCAACGCACCGCTGGTGGCCTCCGAGCGCGGGCTGCGCGTCGTCGAGAGCCGACAGGACAGCAGCGACGACTTCGCCAGCCTCATGGTCGTCACCGCGCGTACGGGCGTGGGGGAACTCTCGCTGGCCGGGACCCTGTTCGGCCACCGCGAGCCGCGCATCGTGCGCATCGGAGAGTATCGCATCGACCTGGCGCCGGCCGCGCACATGCTGTTCGCCTGGAACACCGACCGCCCCGGCATGATCGGGCGCGTCGGCACGATTCTGGGGCGCTTCGGCGTCAACATCGCGGGGATGCACCTGGGCCGCCAGAACCCGGGAGGCGTCGCCGTGATGGTGCTCACCCTGGACGACCCCGTGCCGGCGGCGGCGGTCGCCGAGATCCAGTCCGTAGACGGGATCTACGACGTCAAGGTGGCGCAACTGTAG